Within the bacterium genome, the region TCGCGCTCTGGCGCATACCCCCTGACCAACTCGACACCCTCGAACTGCGGGTGATTCCGCTCCACCCGCAGGCGGTGGCGCGACTTCCGGCTTCCATGCGGCCTACGCCGCCCTTGACTTACCGGGGGGGGGAGGGTAAACTGGGCCACCCCTCGCTCGAGGGGTTCAACCGTTTCGCACCCACAGAAGGAAAGCCCGATGGCCGATCTGCGTAACGTAGTTCTCATCTCCCACGGCGGGGTGGGCAAAACCACGCTGGCGGAGAGCATGAGCTTCGACGCCGGCGCCTCGAAACGCCGGGGAAGCGTGGGCGAGGGCAACACCACGAGCGACTTCGACGACGAGGAGATAGCGCGCCGCTTCAGCATCGGCACCTCCCTCCTGCGGCTCAAGCACGAGGGGAAGGTCGTAAACCTGATTGACACCCCGGGCACACTGGATTTTACCGGGGAGGTCGTGAGTGGAGTCTATGCCGCGGACGCCGCCATCGCCCTAGTGTCCGCCGTGGCCGGCGTGGAGACGTGCACCGTCCGCTACTGGGGCATCGCCTCGACGAGGGGATTGCCCCGCGCGCTCTTCATCAACCGGATGGATCGCGAGAACGCCAGCTTCGCCAAAGCGGTGGAGACCTGCCGGTCCGCCTTCGGTAAGACTTGCGTCACGGTGCAGTTGCCCATCGGCGCCCACACATCCTTCAAGGGCCTGGTGGACCTGATCGCCAACAAGGCTTGCGTTTACGCCGCCGACGGCTCGGGCAATTTCGAGATCACCGAGATTCCCGCGGAGCTCGCGGATGATGTGGCTCAGGCGCGAGAGAAGCTCATAGACGCGGTGGCCGCCGCCGATGACGCCCTCATCGAGAAGTACCTCGAACACGGCACATTGAGCGCCTCCGAGCTGCACGGGGGGCTGGCCAAGGCCTTCCTCGGGGGAGCTATCCACCCCATCTTCGTGGGGGCCGCCGAGCTGGGTATCGGCAGCCGACCCCTTTTGGACGCCATCGCGGACTATTTCCCCACACCCGGCCAGGTTCCGCCGCCCAAGGCACTCGCCGGCGACGAGGAGACGGCGTTACCTGAAGGCACGCTCGCCGCCTTAATCTTTAAAACAACCGTTGACCCATTCGCCGGCAAGCTCTCCATGGCCCGCTTGTTCCGGGGCACCCTCTCGGGCGAGGCCTTCAACGTCAACCGGGGCAAGAACGAGCGCTGCTCGAACCTCTTCCACGTCCATGGAAACAGCCAGGAAAACGTCGGAGAGCTCACCGAAGGCGACATCGGCGCCATCGGCAAACTCGAGCAAACCCTTACCGGCGACACCCTGGCGAAATCGGGCTCGCCCCGTTTCGCGCCGCTCCCCTTACCACAGCCCCTGATGAAGCGCTCCGTCTTCCCAGTCTCCAAGGGCGACGAGGACAAGATGTCCACCGGCCTCTCGCGCCTACAGGAAGAGGACCCCACCCTGCACTCGACCCGCAACGAACAGACCAAGGAGATGAACCTGGCCGGCCTGGGCGACCAGCATTTGCAGGTCGCCGTTTCCCGACTGCAAAAAAAGTACGGCGTGAACGTCGAGCTCAAGATACCCCGCATCGCCTACCTGGAGACGATCACCCGGAAGGCCGAGGGTCACGGCCGCCACAAGAAGCAGACGGGCGGGCGCGGCCAGTTCGGCGACTGCCAGATCGAATTCTGGCCGCTGGAACGAGGGACCGGAGTGGAGTTCCAGGACGCCGTCGTAGGCGGCGTCATCCCCAACAAATTCATCCCCGCCGTGGAGAAGGGGCTCAACGAGGCCTACGCCAACGGGTACCTATGCGGCTGCCCCATCGTGGACATCCATGCCAGGCTTTTCTACGGCAGCTATCACAGCGTGGACTCGTCGGAGATGGCCTTCAAAATCGCCGCGAGCCTGGCCTTCAAGGACGCCATGACCAGGGCCGTCCCCGTAGTCCTCGAACCGATAATGCGCGTGGAAGTCTTAGTCCCCGACGAGTTCATGGGCGACATCGCCGGGGACATCAGCTCCAAGCGGGGGAAGATTCTGGGCATGGAGCCGCGCGGCAAGATGCAGGTGGTCAGGGCTCTGGTCCCCGAGGGCGAGCTGTCCAACTACTCCACCGAGCTGCGCAGCATCACCGGCGGCCAGGGAACCTACTCGCTGGAGTTCAACGGCTACGAGCAGGTCCCCGGCGAAACCCAGCAGAGAATCATCGAGGAGCACAAGCGGGAGAAGGAGTAATAAACCTCCCTTTCGACGGTAAAAACACCGACAAGGGGCTCAAGCCCCTTGCCTCGTCCACGGACGGACATTCACGGGAACCGGACATCCGGTTCCCCTTTTTGCGCCTCGCCGCTACAACCCTTCAATCCGTTGGGCTATAATGGGACTGTGAAGGGATGACTGCGCCCGAAGAGAAAACCCGAAGGGGTGAGATGCGTTACAGCCGCCTTTTGACCGCTGCGTGCACGGCGACGCTGGTGATTCTCGCGGCCTGCGAGCAGCCGTCGAACGTACCCGAGCCGACTTTCCCCCAGGACGCCTGGTTCGCCATCGCCCTGACCGATAACTCCTGGGAGAGTCACAACGTAGCCGCGCTGGTGAGGCTGGACTTCGGGGGCACGGTTCGGGAGAACGTTGTGGCGCCTAAGCAAGTGGACACCCCCCCGGTGCTGGACGGGCGGGACAACGACCGGGCTTGGGACCACGCCGGGACGACGACCCTCCTCCTCGAACCCGCCAACGGGGGCACCGGCATAGCCGCCGTCAGCGTGAAGTGCGTCTACACCGAGGAGGAGATTTTCTTCTTCCTGAGCTGGCAGGATCCCACCGCCACCGGCAGCGACATCCCCGGCCGTTGGAAGTACGCCGGGGGCGAGTGGTACGACCGATTCGACGAGGATGGCCAGCCCGATATAGACGGTGAGCTTATCGCCGAGGACATGCTGGCCTTTCTCTGGCCCAACCCCAACGCCTACCCCGATTTCGACCAACAGGGATGCACCGCCACCTGTCACGCGGAAGGCGGCGGTTACAGTCACGGCACGCCTTACGGGACTTACATAGACGCCTGGGTCTGGGGGGCGGGCCGCACCAATCCCCGGAAGCAGGTGCGCGACTGCCTGCTGGGCTACTTTGGATGGGGCAATGACGCGACGGGCACGGCGCCCTACCTCGCCAACCGGCCCGCCGACGGCACCATCCCCTGGACACCCCTTTACCAGCACACCGACGATCCCAACTCAAACGCCCATTACCTCTTCGCGGAAGAGGCGGTTTCCTTCCTGCCCGATGGCTGGCTCGGGGGGAGCACGGTGCCGGGGTACGTATTACAGATTTCGGACGAGTCCCAGGCCGACGTGCGGGGGTGCGGCGTGTACGGCGCCGGCAGCTGGTCCGTCGAGTTGGGAAGATCCCTTCTGACCGAGGACGTGCTGGACTTCCAGTTCCTGTGGCCCGAGGTGCAGGGCGACGGGGAGTAGCCCCGACCGGACACGCGGCGGATGAGCCTTAAAAAAACCTACTCCACCCTCGACTGGCTCCTCGGCGCCCTGGCGCTCCTTTTAATCGCGGGCACGGCGGCGCTCTACTACCTCACCGCCGGCGGGGAAACGGACCTGGGCGCAATCTGGCCCAAACTGCTCTACGTGCCGGTCCTCCTGGCGGGTTGGCGCTTCGGGCTTTTTGGCGGGGCGGTTTCCGCCCTCGTGGGCTCCGCGGCCCTGGCGCCACAGCTAATCTACTACGTGGGGGAGCTGGACGCGGCCGGGTGGGCGGACCTGAGCGAGCTTCTCGCCCTGAACCTGGTCGGGTGGTGCTTCGGTCTCATGGCGGAGTACCACCGCCGCCGCAGCTCGGAGGCCGTCAGGCTGACCCGCGATCTGGGCTCGGCCAACGCCGAGTTGGCGGAGCTGGTCGGTCTGCGGGACAGGGTGTCGCGCATTGAGAAGCTGGAATCGGTGAACCGCCTGGCCGGGGGTGTGGCCCACGAGATCCGGAACCCACTGGCCGCGATCAAGGCCACCGTGCAGGTCACCCCGCAGGAGGGGCTATCCCGGGAGGCGCGCGAGGCCTTCCGCATCATCTGCGAGGAGGTGGGGCGCGCCGACGCGGCGGTGAAGAGGCTCCTCGGCCGGAGCAGGCGGAGACCCGAGGGCGGGGGGGTGAGGCTCGGGGAGCTCATCGCCGAGGCCGCCCGGCTCATCCGACCCCGCTTGGGTAACCTTTCGCTGACGGTGGACGCGACGCCGGAGGACTGCTGCGTCAAAGGCGACGCGGACGCTCTCCGCCAGGCCCTGGTCAACCTCCTCGTCAATGCCTCCGAAGCGGCGGCGGGACGGATAGACATCACCCTCGTCGTCGAGGGGAATGATGCGCTGATACGCATCGCCGACGACGGACCGGGCGTCGGGGAAAAGGACCAAAAAAGGCTGTTCGAGCCCTTCTTCACCACAAAACCCAACGGGACGGGCCTCGGCCTCTTTCTGGCCCGCCAGGCGATCCAGACCTGCTCGGGCGGCATCCGGTACGTCCCCCGGGACGGGAAGGGCGCGGTCTTCGAAGTGAGCCTGCCGCTATCCCGTTCCGAATAACGTATAACCACCGATTTTCTTCATCCGCAGAAAAGGAGTTCCATGCACGACCCACGGCTCAACGGCTACGCCCGGCTCATGGTCAACTACGCCCTCGGGGTGGAGAAGGGGAACGAGGTCCTGATTGTGGGCTCCCACCTGGCCGCGCCTCTCGTGCGTGAGATGTTCCGCGAGGTCCTGGCTAGCGGTGGCCACCCCCGGACCCAGATCGGCCTCGACGGCTTGGCGGAAATCCTCTTCAAGGAAGGTTCGGACGACCAGCTCACCTACGTCACGAGCTCCGCCAAAAACGACGTGGAGAACATAGACTGCCTGCTCCAGGTCCGCAGCCCGGAGAACACCAAGGCCCTCTCGGGGGTCGCACCGGATCGGATGCGGCTGAACCAGCAGGCCCACAGCAAGATCGTCCAGCGGTACTTCGAGCGCGAGGCGGGGGGGGAGTTCCGGTGGAGCATGTGCCAGTTCCCCACCCACGCCGCGGCCCAGGAGGCCAACATGAGCCTGGACGAGTACCACGCCTTCGTCCTGGGCGCCTGTCTCCTGACCGGACCCGACCCGGTGAAGGCCTGGCGCGCGGTGGAAAAGAAGCAGGAAAAAATCTGCGACTACCTCACGTAGAAGAAGGACTTCCGCGTGACGGCGCCGGGCACCGATCTTTCGTACTGCGCCGGGGGCCGTGTCTGGATCAACTGCTGCGGGAAGAACAACATGCCCGACGGCGAGGTCTTCACCGGGCCCGTCGAGGATTCGGTCTCGGGCCGCATCACCTTCAGCTTCCCAGGCATCTTCATGGGAAAGGAGATCGAGGGGATCCGGCTGGAATTCAAGGACGGGAAAGTAGTGGACGCCGCCGCCGACCGGGGCGAGGAGCTCTTGCAGACGCTTCTGGACACCGACGAGGGGTCGCGGAAGGTCGGTGAGGTGGCCATCGGCACCAACTACGGCATCACCCAGTTCACCAGGAACATGCTCTTCGACGAGAAGATTGGCGGCACCTGCCACTTCGCCATCGGCCAGTCGCTGCCCGGCTCCGGGGGAGTCAACCAGAGCACCCTCCACTGGGACATGCTCTGCGACCTGCGGACCGGTGGGCGTTACACCGCCGACGGCGAGGTTTTCCACGAAAACGGCCGCTTCGTAAAGCCGATCGAGTTCTAGCCCGCTCGTGAACGGTTCGACTCTCCCCGTTCAC harbors:
- a CDS encoding ethylbenzene dehydrogenase-related protein; this translates as MRYSRLLTAACTATLVILAACEQPSNVPEPTFPQDAWFAIALTDNSWESHNVAALVRLDFGGTVRENVVAPKQVDTPPVLDGRDNDRAWDHAGTTTLLLEPANGGTGIAAVSVKCVYTEEEIFFFLSWQDPTATGSDIPGRWKYAGGEWYDRFDEDGQPDIDGELIAEDMLAFLWPNPNAYPDFDQQGCTATCHAEGGGYSHGTPYGTYIDAWVWGAGRTNPRKQVRDCLLGYFGWGNDATGTAPYLANRPADGTIPWTPLYQHTDDPNSNAHYLFAEEAVSFLPDGWLGGSTVPGYVLQISDESQADVRGCGVYGAGSWSVELGRSLLTEDVLDFQFLWPEVQGDGE
- a CDS encoding ATP-binding protein, yielding MSLKKTYSTLDWLLGALALLLIAGTAALYYLTAGGETDLGAIWPKLLYVPVLLAGWRFGLFGGAVSALVGSAALAPQLIYYVGELDAAGWADLSELLALNLVGWCFGLMAEYHRRRSSEAVRLTRDLGSANAELAELVGLRDRVSRIEKLESVNRLAGGVAHEIRNPLAAIKATVQVTPQEGLSREAREAFRIICEEVGRADAAVKRLLGRSRRRPEGGGVRLGELIAEAARLIRPRLGNLSLTVDATPEDCCVKGDADALRQALVNLLVNASEAAAGRIDITLVVEGNDALIRIADDGPGVGEKDQKRLFEPFFTTKPNGTGLGLFLARQAIQTCSGGIRYVPRDGKGAVFEVSLPLSRSE
- the fusA gene encoding elongation factor G; this translates as MADLRNVVLISHGGVGKTTLAESMSFDAGASKRRGSVGEGNTTSDFDDEEIARRFSIGTSLLRLKHEGKVVNLIDTPGTLDFTGEVVSGVYAADAAIALVSAVAGVETCTVRYWGIASTRGLPRALFINRMDRENASFAKAVETCRSAFGKTCVTVQLPIGAHTSFKGLVDLIANKACVYAADGSGNFEITEIPAELADDVAQAREKLIDAVAAADDALIEKYLEHGTLSASELHGGLAKAFLGGAIHPIFVGAAELGIGSRPLLDAIADYFPTPGQVPPPKALAGDEETALPEGTLAALIFKTTVDPFAGKLSMARLFRGTLSGEAFNVNRGKNERCSNLFHVHGNSQENVGELTEGDIGAIGKLEQTLTGDTLAKSGSPRFAPLPLPQPLMKRSVFPVSKGDEDKMSTGLSRLQEEDPTLHSTRNEQTKEMNLAGLGDQHLQVAVSRLQKKYGVNVELKIPRIAYLETITRKAEGHGRHKKQTGGRGQFGDCQIEFWPLERGTGVEFQDAVVGGVIPNKFIPAVEKGLNEAYANGYLCGCPIVDIHARLFYGSYHSVDSSEMAFKIAASLAFKDAMTRAVPVVLEPIMRVEVLVPDEFMGDIAGDISSKRGKILGMEPRGKMQVVRALVPEGELSNYSTELRSITGGQGTYSLEFNGYEQVPGETQQRIIEEHKREKE